TCGCTCCTCGTATTCAACCTCCCCTGCATCTTCCTTTGTATGAAACTGTTTCAGAGAAGTCTCCCAGTTGGCCTTTTCAACGTTGCGCACCCACAGGTTCAGACCACATTCTCCGTCGCCACCACCATTCAGCCCATACGGGCGATAAACGCGACGCTCACTGAGGATGGACACTTGAAGGGGGATCCGGAACTCAATGTCACGGATGACGCCGTCACCACCGCGATGTTGGCCTCGCCCTCCTGAACCGGACCGAATAGAGAACTCGCGGAGAACTACAGGATAACGACGTTCAAAAATCTCTGAATCTGTGATTCGAGTGTTTGTCATATGACAGTGAACACCACTGGTTCCCTCCCAGTCAGAACCCGCACCACTTCCGCCAGCAATGGTCTCGTAGTATCCGAAACCCTTGACAGCTTCGGTGCCGTCTTGGTTCCCGCCAAATCCAAAAGTCAAGTTATTGCAGCATCCCTGACTGGCAGCACAAGCCTGGAATGCTTTGAAAATAACATCTGTGATGCGTTGACTGGTAAGGACATTGCCTCCCACAACTGCAGCCCCTGGCGACGGCGACAGAATGGACTTGGGAGGGATCTTGACATGAATCGGCTTCAAGCATCCTTGGTTAAGTGGGATGTCTTCGGAAATCAGGCATCTCAAACAGTAAATAATAGCACTGAACGTAATGGCCTGGGGGGCGTTGATATTTCCGTAGACTTCGGGGCCAGTACCCGAGAAATCAAATTCCGCTTCACCCTTTTCTGGGTCAATGCGAATTTTCAATCGAATGGGAGAACCGTCGTCCATAAAGTCAACTGCCGAGAGGTCCCTGCCTTCAAATCGCTTGTAAACATCTTTGAGTAGTCGGCGCACACACTGCTCGGCATTATTCTGGATATGGACCATATAGAACTGCACTGTCTCCTCGCCATGCTCTGCGATCAGAGTCTCAATGAGTGAGATTCCCTTTTGATTAGCCGAGACTTGAGCTCTCAAGTCGTTGATGTTGTCAGCCAGACAACGGGTTCCACTGCAGCCTGGATACTTGGCAGGTTCTTCGTAGAACAACTCGACAACACGTTTCTCATTGAACTTGCCACCACTCACAAGCTTCTCACTTCTGATAGAGGCACCCTCTTGATAGAGCTCTCGGGAGTGAGGTGGCATACTTCCGGCGCTAATACCACCAATATCAGCATGGTGAGCTCGAGACGCAGCGTAGAAGAGGATGTTTtctcccttctcatcaaacGCTGGCATCAATAAGGTCACATCCGGAAGATGAGTTCCTCCATATGAAGGGTGGTTAGAGATTATGACATCGCCCTTCTCCAGTCTTCCTTTCCAAATCTCAGCCTGGCGTCGTACACAAGTAGACATTGAACCAAGATGGACAGGTAGATGAGGAGCGTTGGCTACAAGGCCGCCTGTGGCATCGAAAATGGCACACGAAAAGTCAAGTCTCTCTTTGACATTTGTGCTAACACTAGTCTTTTGTAAGGCACGCCCCATCTGCTCAGCGATTGCCATAAATCGATGACCAAAAATACTGAGCATGATAGGATCAACCTCGCGATCCTCAGATGACTTGGCAGACCTAAATCCATTAGAATGCGATAGAATTGTGGTCAAGACACAACTTACTCGTACTTTGCTCCCTCCTTCTCCAGATTAATGACTACATGAGTCTTGAGAATAATCGCAGTTGCCTTTGGTGTTACAACGATGGTTTGAGTACCGTCGGCAAGCATGGCTGGTCCAGGGATCGAATCGCCAGTATCTagatcttcaagcttgaaTATAGGGGTTTTTTTCCTGCCACCCTCAAAGTATACCTGTTGGCtgtcaagcttcttcttgtcggaAACCTTCTGCTGCTTTAGTTCCTTGAGTTGCTTGTCAACTGTATCATCTTGGTGTCGGAAACTCTTGCCGATACCACGAACACgaacatcatcaacgatgaTGTCTCGCTCGTCAAGCGTAAAACCAAATTCATAGCGGTGCTGCTTCACGAAAGCTTGGCCAAAATCCCATTCTTTCCCATCGAAAtgctccttggcctcctcagGTGTCGGTCTGACAATCATGAGAGCTGACTCAGTACCGCGGTATCTCATGTTGAGGTATTCTTCAAAAGCaatttcatcttcttggAAGCCTTGATCTTTTAGGGAGTTTCGTGACTggtccttgagcttctccattttcttcttcagttcATTAACTGTTTTGTCATCGTCCTTCCATACCAAGGAATCGGGCTCTTGTCGTTCATCAACGACATCTGCTAAAGCCATGCCGTATGCGGAAAGAACTGAAGAATATCGATGAACCAGAATTTGTTGAATGCCCAGAGACTCCGCAATGGCGACAGCGTGCtgaccaccagcaccaccaaatGTTGCAAGTCGATGTTTTGAAGAATCGTGTCCCTTGGCTTCGGTAATCGACCGGATGGGGCGAGTCATTGTCTCATTAGCTACGGTCAAGAATCCATATGCAACTTCGTCTACCGTCAGGTTTTTGTTATTCTCCTGGTTCACTTGATCTGCGagctcctgaagaacttttcGGCTAGCCTCGATATCCAACCCCTGGTCCTCATTCTCTCCAAAAATCTTAGGAAAGAATTCAGGAAGTAGGCGGCCAAGTACCAAATTTGCGTCTGTGACGGTGGCTGGACCTCCTTTACGGTAGCACGCAGGACCTGGGTGAGCGCCTGCGGACTCAGGTCCAACAACGAAAAGTCCATTCCTGAAAAAGAGGCGAGAGCCGCCACCGGCAGCAACCGTATTGATGTCCAGTTGTGGTGACTGGATTGTAACGCCAGCAGTTGTTGTCTCGAACACATGTTCGTAACGGCCTTCGCCATATCTTGAAACATCGGTGCTTGTGCCACCCTACTCAAGTTA
This DNA window, taken from Fusarium oxysporum f. sp. lycopersici 4287 chromosome 7, whole genome shotgun sequence, encodes the following:
- a CDS encoding 5-oxoprolinase (ATP-hydrolysing), coding for MTATSQRGIRIAIDRGGTFTDCVGESNGKEIIIKLLSEDPANYKDAPLEGIRRIMSHFLGRDIPRGEALDTSQIDSIRMGTTVATNALLERKGEKIAMVVTKGFKDCLTIGNQSRPKIFDLAIRKPDVLYEQVIEIDERVTLEDYAEDPERTQTEAEAQVGTKEAEGKTLVRGLSGETVRILKKAEQEDIRSKLQSVYDQGIRSIAVCLMHGYTYPDHEALIGRIAKDIGFQHISLSHELMPMIKLVSRATSVCADAYLTPAIRKYIDGFQAGFEGGLGTRSVKEEKGAKGARCEFMQSDGGLVDVEKFTGLKAILSGPAGGVVGYAITSYDEETKTPVIGFDMGGTSTDVSRYGEGRYEHVFETTTAGVTIQSPQLDINTVAAGGGSRLFFRNGLFVVGPESAGAHPGPACYRKGGPATVTDANLVLGRLLPEFFPKIFGENEDQGLDIEASRKVLQELADQVNQENNKNLTVDEVAYGFLTVANETMTRPIRSITEAKGHDSSKHRLATFGGAGGQHAVAIAESLGIQQILVHRYSSVLSAYGMALADVVDERQEPDSLVWKDDDKTVNELKKKMEKLKDQSRNSLKDQGFQEDEIAFEEYLNMRYRGTESALMIVRPTPEEAKEHFDGKEWDFGQAFVKQHRYEFGFTLDERDIIVDDVRVRGIGKSFRHQDDTVDKQLKELKQQKVSDKKKLDSQQVYFEGGRKKTPIFKLEDLDTGDSIPGPAMLADGTQTIVVTPKATAIILKTHVVINLEKEGAKYESAKSSEDREVDPIMLSIFGHRFMAIAEQMGRALQKTSVSTNVKERLDFSCAIFDATGGLVANAPHLPVHLGSMSTCVRRQAEIWKGRLEKGDVIISNHPSYGGTHLPDVTLLMPAFDEKGENILFYAASRAHHADIGGISAGSMPPHSRELYQEGASIRSEKLVSGGKFNEKRVVELFYEEPAKYPGCSGTRCLADNINDLRAQVSANQKGISLIETLIAEHGEETVQFYMVHIQNNAEQCVRRLLKDVYKRFEGRDLSAVDFMDDGSPIRLKIRIDPEKGEAEFDFSGTGPEVYGNINAPQAITFSAIIYCLRCLISEDIPLNQGCLKPIHVKIPPKSILSPSPGAAVVGGNVLTSQRITDVIFKAFQACAASQGCCNNLTFGFGGNQDGTEAVKGFGYYETIAGGSGAGSDWEGTSGVHCHMTNTRITDSEIFERRYPVVLREFSIRSGSGGRGQHRGGDGVIRDIEFRIPLQVSILSERRVYRPYGLNGGGDGECGLNLWVRNVEKANWETSLKQFHTKEDAGEVEYEERRINMGAKNTAAMKAGDRIIVCTPGGGAWGAEGSESVARKKIDHTEGWRKGSGNTRDETALQA